A single region of the Pseudalkalibacillus berkeleyi genome encodes:
- a CDS encoding alpha/beta fold hydrolase → MDKTIMKRNNVKIKGKGEIPMIFAPGFGCDQNVWKYVTDSFLEDYQVILFDYVGLGESDVNAYDEERYSSLEGYAQDVLDVCEALDIKDAVFVGHSVGCTIGMLASLKKPETFSNLIMIGPSPCYLNVPPNYFGGFEKEELLGLIDLMEKNYIGWANVFASTVMGNAERPELANELEDRFCSTDPVIALQFAKTAFFADNREDLPNVSIPSLILQCSEDVIAPENVGKYLHQHLPLSTYRQMNATGHCPHMSFPEETTELIREYLQERIDKPRHLKTGNAT, encoded by the coding sequence ATGGACAAGACTATAATGAAACGAAACAATGTGAAAATTAAAGGTAAAGGTGAAATTCCTATGATTTTTGCACCGGGATTTGGGTGCGATCAAAACGTTTGGAAGTATGTAACAGATTCTTTCCTTGAAGACTATCAAGTCATCTTATTTGATTATGTTGGTTTAGGGGAATCTGATGTAAATGCATATGACGAAGAGAGATATAGCTCCTTGGAAGGCTATGCTCAAGACGTTCTTGACGTATGTGAAGCCTTAGACATTAAAGATGCTGTGTTCGTTGGTCATTCTGTCGGTTGTACAATCGGAATGTTAGCATCTTTAAAAAAACCTGAAACATTTTCAAACCTGATTATGATTGGACCTTCACCTTGTTATTTAAATGTTCCACCGAATTACTTTGGTGGCTTTGAAAAAGAAGAACTTCTAGGTTTAATAGATTTAATGGAGAAAAATTATATTGGCTGGGCGAATGTGTTCGCATCGACAGTAATGGGAAATGCCGAACGCCCTGAGCTTGCTAACGAGTTAGAAGATCGATTCTGTTCAACAGATCCGGTTATTGCTCTTCAATTTGCAAAAACAGCGTTCTTTGCTGACAATCGTGAGGATTTACCGAATGTATCCATCCCATCTCTTATTTTACAATGCTCTGAAGATGTGATCGCTCCAGAAAATGTTGGGAAATACCTTCACCAACATTTACCTCTGAGCACATATAGACAGATGAATGCTACGGGGCATTGTCCGCATATGAGTTTTCCTGAAGAGACCACTGAATTAATTCGTGAGTATTTGCAAGAAAGAATCGATAAGCCTAGACATCTAAAGACTGGTAATGCGACATAA